One Lysinibacillus fusiformis genomic window carries:
- a CDS encoding DUF6509 family protein encodes MNITQFSREEILDPTNIIEGKRFEFILDVEVDEEDELYHEAGIEIRVLIGEKDSEPFILNYFLMEKAKGEYLDFALEDEELEEILAFCKEEITKA; translated from the coding sequence ATGAATATTACACAATTTTCAAGGGAAGAAATTTTAGATCCGACGAATATTATTGAAGGTAAACGCTTTGAGTTCATTTTGGATGTAGAGGTTGATGAAGAAGATGAACTGTACCATGAAGCAGGCATCGAGATTCGTGTACTAATTGGGGAAAAAGATAGTGAGCCGTTTATATTAAATTATTTCCTCATGGAAAAAGCCAAGGGCGAGTATTTAGACTTCGCACTGGAAGACGAAGAGTTAGAAGAAATTTTAGCGTTCTGTAAGGAAGAAATCACAAAAGCATAA
- a CDS encoding FAD-dependent oxidoreductase yields MKYVIIGGDAAGMSAAMEIYRNVPGAEITSLERGFIYSYGQCGLPYVVDGRISSTKRLIARDVETFRDKYGIDARVGHEVERIDVDKQLVLGTQASGEPFEIAYDKLLIATGADPTMPVKKGADLAGIHTVKTIPQLEDLLSDLTSDIEQVTIMGGGYIGLEMAETIHACGKKVRLIQRGSHVTKILDAELAQHIHDEAKKQDIELLLNTTVQAFEGNGRVERVITETGALDTDLVIVATGIKPNTQFLEGAGIVLAKNGAVIVNRHLETSVENIYAAGDCAMHFNIVKERLDYIPLGTTANKQGRLAGLNMAGKFAPFRGIVGTSIMKFFNLSVGTTGINEHMAKELGFEYEAFKLSARHIAGYYPGAQRLYIKIVVRKRDQQLLGAQIVGPAGVDKRIDVFATALYNKMTLPDLLDLDLAYAPPYNGVWDPLQQAARMNGRL; encoded by the coding sequence ATGAAATACGTAATTATCGGGGGAGATGCGGCTGGAATGTCAGCTGCAATGGAAATTTATCGAAATGTACCGGGGGCAGAGATTACCTCCTTAGAACGTGGATTTATATACTCATATGGACAGTGCGGATTGCCCTATGTTGTAGATGGTCGTATTTCATCGACAAAACGTCTTATTGCTAGAGATGTGGAGACTTTTCGTGATAAGTATGGCATTGATGCACGAGTTGGCCATGAGGTGGAACGAATTGACGTAGATAAGCAGCTTGTTTTAGGTACACAAGCATCCGGAGAGCCGTTCGAAATAGCATACGATAAGCTACTCATCGCAACGGGAGCGGATCCTACGATGCCTGTAAAAAAAGGAGCGGATTTAGCGGGTATACACACTGTTAAAACCATTCCACAATTAGAGGATTTACTGTCAGATTTAACATCTGATATTGAACAGGTGACAATCATGGGTGGTGGCTATATTGGACTTGAGATGGCAGAAACCATACATGCTTGTGGTAAAAAAGTAAGGCTTATTCAACGTGGCAGTCATGTTACGAAAATCTTAGATGCAGAGCTAGCGCAGCATATCCATGATGAAGCAAAAAAGCAGGACATTGAACTTTTGCTAAATACAACCGTGCAGGCATTTGAGGGGAATGGGCGAGTAGAGCGTGTTATTACAGAGACTGGGGCGCTAGATACTGATTTGGTGATTGTTGCGACTGGTATTAAACCCAATACGCAATTTTTAGAGGGGGCAGGAATTGTACTTGCTAAAAATGGTGCAGTTATCGTCAATCGTCATCTAGAAACTTCTGTTGAAAATATTTATGCAGCAGGTGACTGTGCGATGCATTTCAACATTGTTAAGGAACGCTTGGATTATATACCACTAGGAACGACCGCGAATAAGCAGGGGCGACTAGCAGGCTTGAATATGGCTGGGAAGTTTGCGCCATTCCGTGGCATTGTGGGTACGTCTATTATGAAGTTCTTCAATTTATCAGTAGGTACAACTGGTATTAATGAACATATGGCAAAAGAACTTGGCTTTGAATATGAAGCATTTAAATTATCAGCGCGTCATATCGCTGGCTATTATCCGGGAGCTCAACGGTTGTATATTAAAATTGTTGTACGGAAGCGAGACCAACAGCTACTGGGTGCACAAATTGTGGGACCAGCTGGAGTCGATAAACGTATCGATGTCTTTGCAACAGCGTTATACAACAAAATGACCTTACCTGATTTACTAGATTTAGATTTAGCGTATGCGCCACCATACAATGGGGTTTGGGATCCACTACAGCAGGCTGCAAGAATGAATGGGCGTTTGTAG
- a CDS encoding alanyl-tRNA editing protein, producing the protein MKELLYYQDAMLRDFDATIARTGTEEDGRQYVVLSNTAFYPTGGGQPHDTGTLNNIPVVDVEKINDEIRHYIEYEASTLTGEVHGKLNWQRRFDHMQQHAGQHILTAAFVELFDAQTVSFHLGSEQVTIDIVADILTDEQLVAAEVRANEIILENRPIETKWITEYELVDYNLRKEVAVTGDIRLVIIPDYDYNGCGGTHPRSTGQVSAIKILGTEKMKGNVRVSFVCGQRVLAELAMRKAVLADVARQLSVPEVDAANALTKILATQKTTEKALVAAKEELLRFEAKALASNTNLIITASFSQRTVQELQKLARFIVAERSDATALLVSQNEDKLQFVAARGAHVETSMKDIAAHVLPLINGKGGGSEQMVQGGGECIIATEQLLTAMQEALC; encoded by the coding sequence GTGAAAGAGCTACTATATTATCAAGATGCGATGCTACGCGACTTTGACGCAACAATTGCACGGACAGGCACGGAGGAAGACGGCCGCCAATACGTTGTGCTGTCAAATACTGCTTTTTATCCTACAGGTGGTGGTCAACCACATGATACTGGCACCTTAAATAATATTCCGGTCGTTGATGTTGAAAAAATTAACGATGAAATCCGACATTATATCGAGTATGAAGCTTCAACTTTAACTGGAGAAGTTCATGGCAAATTGAATTGGCAACGACGCTTCGACCATATGCAACAGCACGCTGGTCAACATATTTTAACTGCAGCATTTGTAGAATTATTTGATGCGCAAACGGTAAGCTTTCACTTAGGAAGTGAGCAAGTAACAATCGATATTGTCGCCGACATTCTGACAGATGAACAGCTTGTTGCGGCTGAAGTGAGAGCAAATGAAATTATTTTAGAAAATCGCCCAATTGAGACGAAATGGATTACGGAGTATGAACTTGTAGATTACAACTTACGAAAAGAGGTAGCAGTCACAGGAGATATTCGCCTTGTTATTATTCCTGATTATGATTACAACGGCTGTGGTGGTACGCATCCACGCTCTACCGGTCAAGTCAGCGCTATTAAAATTCTTGGCACAGAAAAAATGAAGGGCAATGTGCGTGTCTCCTTTGTCTGCGGGCAACGTGTATTAGCTGAGCTGGCAATGCGCAAAGCCGTACTGGCTGATGTTGCGCGGCAACTGAGCGTTCCTGAAGTTGACGCAGCGAACGCGCTCACAAAAATACTAGCAACACAAAAGACTACTGAAAAGGCACTTGTGGCGGCAAAAGAGGAATTACTGCGCTTTGAAGCGAAAGCATTGGCTTCTAATACCAACCTCATTATTACTGCCTCATTTAGTCAACGCACTGTACAAGAACTTCAAAAATTAGCACGTTTTATCGTAGCTGAGCGTTCAGATGCCACTGCATTACTTGTCTCCCAAAATGAAGACAAGCTACAGTTTGTGGCAGCTCGTGGCGCACACGTAGAAACAAGCATGAAGGACATTGCCGCACATGTACTTCCACTTATTAATGGAAAAGGCGGCGGTAGTGAGCAAATGGTCCAAGGTGGTGGTGAATGTATCATTGCTACTGAACAATTACTCACTGCCATGCAAGAAGCCCTTTGTTGA
- a CDS encoding gluconate 2-dehydrogenase subunit 3 family protein — protein sequence MSTENNVSRRDFLKTTGIAAGTLVGGGLIGGLVGYNMNGKGTATLDHGNGTTNEATGSPKAKMFFMNERDFSVLSNATERIFPEDDLGPGAIGLDVPYFIDHQLAGQYGSNSKEYMHGPFAEGAPTQGYQSRLTRAEIFKQGVQKIEAEAQNRFKKGFSDLEGKQMDEILTAFQKGEIQMSGVTSAFFFILLRAATLEGAYADPMYGGNRNMDGWRMKGFPGHQMTYATQIEDAKFQKIEPNPLGNH from the coding sequence ATGAGTACTGAAAATAACGTTTCACGTCGTGACTTTTTAAAAACTACTGGAATTGCTGCTGGTACATTAGTCGGTGGTGGATTAATAGGTGGGCTTGTAGGTTATAACATGAATGGCAAAGGGACTGCTACTTTAGATCATGGTAATGGGACTACAAATGAAGCCACTGGATCGCCTAAAGCTAAAATGTTTTTCATGAATGAACGAGATTTTAGTGTTTTATCTAATGCTACTGAACGCATTTTCCCAGAGGATGATTTAGGTCCAGGTGCGATTGGTTTAGATGTACCTTATTTTATAGATCATCAATTAGCAGGACAATATGGCAGTAATTCTAAGGAATATATGCATGGCCCATTTGCTGAAGGTGCACCGACACAAGGCTATCAAAGTCGATTAACGCGCGCAGAAATCTTCAAGCAAGGTGTTCAAAAAATAGAGGCGGAAGCACAAAATCGATTCAAAAAAGGTTTTAGCGATTTAGAAGGAAAGCAGATGGATGAAATTTTAACAGCTTTTCAAAAGGGTGAAATTCAGATGAGTGGTGTCACATCGGCATTCTTCTTCATTTTACTTCGTGCCGCTACTTTAGAGGGGGCTTATGCTGATCCCATGTATGGTGGGAATCGAAATATGGATGGCTGGCGTATGAAGGGCTTCCCAGGACATCAGATGACTTATGCTACACAAATTGAAGATGCCAAGTTCCAAAAAATTGAGCCTAACCCATTAGGCAACCACTAG
- a CDS encoding metallophosphoesterase, translated as MKKLLYVGFFLVFIVIFLYVNNHWLVVSEHVFESEKVPESFDGLRIVQVSDLHDALFGDNQERLIAKVRATQPDIIFITGDVIDSNRFDLEQSLQAVRGLVELADVYYVLGNHEVATNKISEIYEALSSVGVHVMANESTVLERNGERLAIVGIEDPLMGRSTEEMLEIATTYVPQEMLKLLLAHRPEVFNVYVASGIDLAFTGHAHGGQIRIPGLGGLVAPGQGMLPKYTAGIYEGQETKMVVSRGLGNSTVPYRVFNLPEIVVMELKTKKR; from the coding sequence TTGAAAAAATTATTATACGTAGGTTTTTTTCTAGTCTTTATAGTCATTTTTTTGTACGTAAACAATCACTGGCTGGTTGTAAGTGAGCATGTATTCGAATCAGAGAAGGTCCCAGAAAGCTTTGATGGGCTACGTATTGTACAAGTATCAGATTTACATGATGCGCTCTTTGGCGACAATCAAGAGAGGCTGATAGCCAAGGTGAGAGCGACGCAGCCAGACATTATTTTTATTACGGGTGATGTCATAGATAGCAATCGCTTCGATTTGGAGCAGAGCTTGCAGGCAGTTCGAGGGCTAGTTGAATTGGCGGATGTTTATTATGTACTAGGGAACCATGAAGTGGCGACGAATAAGATTAGTGAAATTTACGAGGCGCTGTCATCGGTAGGTGTACATGTAATGGCCAATGAATCGACCGTATTAGAGCGCAACGGGGAGCGCTTGGCGATTGTTGGGATTGAAGATCCGTTAATGGGTAGATCGACAGAAGAAATGCTGGAGATTGCGACAACTTATGTACCACAAGAGATGCTAAAGCTATTACTTGCTCATCGACCTGAAGTGTTTAATGTGTATGTAGCAAGCGGTATTGACCTGGCATTTACAGGGCATGCACATGGTGGACAAATTCGTATCCCAGGACTTGGTGGACTTGTTGCGCCGGGTCAGGGCATGCTCCCAAAATATACAGCTGGTATTTACGAGGGACAGGAGACAAAAATGGTCGTGAGTCGAGGTTTAGGCAATAGCACCGTACCATATCGGGTATTTAATTTACCAGAGATTGTCGTCATGGAATTAAAGACAAAAAAGAGGTAG
- a CDS encoding VanZ family protein, protein MSTYTNSILVAMLITILLSFVLFVPWLIYTYRKYSFLSVSKTIIMFSFIFYFLTALCLVLLPFPETRDTCSLQPADTVHYNLRPFQFIADIMKDSGIVLTSPATWLYLTKQPAFFQAFFNFLLLMPFGVYLRYFLKNRRYWKRAFMFSFLLTLFYETTQVTGIYGIFNCAYRIFDVDDLLLNSIGALIGFLLAPIVWALFPSQEAVEAKAAEVAKKDIVKPLSILLALVIDMFIVNMVWLLVGAVTGYSDILEFVVKIVLYILLFGVVPSITRGATFGMRVMRFTMISDKTKDIIVQSWRRCVAILATITIFEVFHILGQIKLDMDSPFYVLQIVLTILASTAAFLLWLVIAIHVVRVIVSGGKRRLYIDEYAKLVATRKK, encoded by the coding sequence ATGTCAACTTATACAAATTCCATTTTAGTGGCAATGTTGATAACCATACTATTGTCATTTGTATTATTTGTGCCATGGCTCATTTATACATATCGTAAATATAGTTTTTTGTCAGTATCGAAAACAATCATTATGTTCTCATTTATTTTTTATTTTTTAACGGCCTTATGCTTAGTGTTGTTACCATTTCCGGAAACACGTGATACATGCTCATTACAGCCAGCAGACACAGTACATTATAATTTGCGCCCATTTCAATTTATTGCAGATATTATGAAAGATAGTGGTATTGTGCTGACAAGTCCCGCAACATGGCTCTATTTGACTAAACAACCAGCATTTTTTCAGGCATTCTTTAACTTTTTATTGCTGATGCCATTTGGTGTATACTTGCGCTATTTTTTAAAAAATCGCAGGTACTGGAAACGTGCATTTATGTTCAGCTTTTTGTTAACATTGTTTTATGAGACAACACAAGTAACGGGTATTTATGGCATCTTTAATTGTGCATATCGAATTTTTGATGTGGATGATTTATTGCTTAATAGTATAGGTGCACTGATTGGCTTCTTGTTAGCGCCAATAGTGTGGGCTTTGTTTCCATCACAGGAGGCAGTTGAGGCAAAGGCTGCAGAAGTAGCAAAAAAAGATATCGTCAAGCCTCTGTCGATTCTATTAGCACTTGTTATAGATATGTTTATTGTAAACATGGTATGGCTCCTAGTAGGTGCTGTAACTGGTTATAGCGATATACTTGAATTTGTCGTAAAAATCGTTTTATATATTCTTCTATTTGGTGTTGTACCGAGCATCACGCGGGGGGCAACATTTGGAATGAGGGTTATGCGCTTTACGATGATAAGCGATAAAACGAAAGATATCATTGTGCAGTCATGGCGCCGCTGTGTGGCCATTCTAGCGACAATCACTATTTTTGAGGTTTTTCATATACTAGGCCAAATTAAGTTAGATATGGATTCACCATTTTATGTACTGCAAATTGTCTTAACAATCTTAGCTTCTACAGCAGCATTCTTATTATGGTTAGTTATCGCCATACATGTTGTGCGTGTGATTGTGAGTGGCGGTAAACGCCGACTGTATATTGATGAATATGCAAAATTAGTAGCGACGAGAAAAAAATAA
- the tatC gene encoding twin-arginine translocase subunit TatC, with the protein MDPYEERKYLSPLDKKLDEPPLSVEASIEIPTISIEQEIVTNEPLIPVESLLAHITELRKQIIKALVVFTLFFIVVFSTINVWFPYVTRGHSLIILGPLEVVKFYMTISTTLALGLSMPFFVHFLWSFVKPGLKEDESRFLGLYAPVMFLLFVLGVAFGYFVVNPLSYTFLVSIGAANFNVMVSASEYMHFLIMTTVPLGLLFELPIVAIFLSSIGLLTADSMKKIRGWSYIAMGVGSAVITPPDFISQLLVLIPMIILYEISIFLVKRLERKQIEGAVQ; encoded by the coding sequence ATGGATCCATATGAAGAAAGAAAATATTTAAGTCCGCTTGATAAAAAGTTAGACGAGCCTCCCCTATCTGTGGAGGCTTCAATTGAAATTCCGACAATTTCAATTGAACAGGAAATCGTTACAAATGAACCGCTTATTCCTGTGGAATCTTTGCTTGCGCATATTACCGAACTCCGTAAGCAAATCATTAAGGCTCTTGTCGTATTTACACTATTTTTTATTGTCGTATTTTCTACAATTAATGTTTGGTTTCCATACGTAACTCGTGGACACTCACTCATTATTTTAGGTCCACTTGAGGTCGTTAAATTTTATATGACGATTTCCACAACACTCGCACTCGGACTATCCATGCCATTTTTCGTGCACTTTCTTTGGAGTTTTGTTAAGCCAGGTTTAAAAGAAGATGAAAGTCGATTTCTTGGTCTGTATGCACCTGTTATGTTTTTGCTTTTCGTATTAGGCGTGGCGTTCGGCTATTTCGTCGTCAACCCACTCAGCTATACTTTTTTAGTAAGCATTGGTGCAGCTAATTTCAACGTCATGGTATCAGCGAGTGAATATATGCATTTTTTAATTATGACAACAGTGCCGCTTGGACTATTATTTGAATTACCTATTGTCGCAATCTTTTTATCATCTATTGGCCTATTAACTGCTGATTCCATGAAAAAAATTCGAGGCTGGTCATATATCGCGATGGGCGTCGGCTCTGCTGTCATTACACCACCAGATTTTATTAGTCAGCTACTCGTTTTAATTCCAATGATTATTCTCTATGAAATAAGTATTTTCCTAGTCAAACGCTTGGAACGAAAGCAAATAGAGGGCGCTGTCCAATAA
- a CDS encoding ABC transporter ATP-binding protein: MTPLLKVENVGKRYGKGANTFTALSNITFQVEKGEFVGVMGPSGAGKSTLLNVLATIDTPTTGEIVIGNVSLAHMKDTELADFRRDNLGFIFQDYNLLDSLTVRENIVLPLAIAKVSTKEINERVDRIAALFGIRDLLDKYPYQISGGQKQRTASSRALVTEPKLIFADEPTGALDSKSATDLLESLSDLNQSQASTIMMVTHDAFAASFCQRILFIQDGQLSKEIHRGTQTRKQFFQEILQVLSSIGGGVNDVI; the protein is encoded by the coding sequence ATGACGCCATTATTAAAAGTAGAAAATGTAGGGAAAAGATATGGCAAGGGTGCGAATACATTTACAGCGCTATCGAATATAACGTTTCAAGTAGAAAAAGGTGAGTTTGTTGGGGTAATGGGGCCTTCGGGTGCCGGAAAATCCACATTGCTCAATGTGTTAGCGACAATTGATACGCCAACGACTGGTGAGATTGTCATTGGAAATGTAAGTTTAGCACACATGAAAGATACCGAGCTCGCAGATTTTCGTCGAGACAATTTGGGATTTATCTTCCAAGATTATAATTTGCTCGATTCTTTGACGGTTCGTGAAAATATAGTTTTACCACTAGCCATTGCGAAGGTATCAACCAAGGAAATAAACGAAAGAGTAGACCGTATAGCAGCGTTGTTTGGCATTCGCGATTTACTCGATAAATATCCGTACCAAATTTCCGGTGGACAAAAACAACGTACAGCATCATCACGTGCGTTAGTAACGGAGCCGAAGCTGATCTTTGCTGACGAGCCAACAGGGGCGTTGGATTCAAAATCGGCGACAGATTTATTAGAAAGTTTAAGTGATTTAAATCAATCTCAGGCTTCCACAATTATGATGGTTACGCATGATGCGTTTGCGGCAAGTTTTTGCCAGCGCATTCTATTCATCCAGGATGGGCAGCTTTCTAAGGAAATTCATCGTGGTACACAAACAAGAAAGCAGTTTTTCCAAGAGATTTTACAGGTGCTTTCTAGCATCGGGGGTGGAGTAAATGACGTTATTTAG
- a CDS encoding winged helix-turn-helix domain-containing protein codes for MGAPDEPLHSRCWEEESIGQTQALKVHISNLRKKLDSISGHSAKILTVRGFGYQLLFDKNLANKIIEGCITVNIHCDATLSLNGIVE; via the coding sequence CTGGGGGCACCCGATGAGCCGCTTCACTCGCGTTGCTGGGAAGAAGAGAGTATTGGACAAACTCAAGCCTTAAAAGTACATATAAGTAATCTTAGAAAAAAATTAGACTCCATCTCCGGTCATTCAGCCAAAATTTTAACCGTAAGAGGCTTTGGCTATCAACTTCTATTTGATAAAAACTTGGCAAATAAAATAATAGAGGGCTGTATCACAGTTAACATTCATTGTGATGCAACTCTTTCACTTAATGGGATTGTTGAATAG
- a CDS encoding helix-turn-helix transcriptional regulator → MKDIQYWRRKSKQCLQESQSSFIYRQSMIKILQQHVSFDAYCCTLTDTSTLFSVGAVTEHSVEAIHHKIMSLEYESTDVNKYEFLVTSGQLIGRLSDADNNHLSQSLRFIEVLQPNGFSDEIRAALMFQGQCYGFLTLFKKANNVMPLFQDAELAQVKILLPVMGEALKEYHHFIIEERIPSEEGEKGILIFDKGLTVISINAKASYLLSLLRNNEGLSQYQIPKPIQAICAKLLADKLNAHTSLLVPIKDTGYIAIRASFVMTSSNEQQLAIFLSEASSKEMLAFLITAYNLTLREKEVVFEIIKGIPTKEIAQNLAISNYTVQDHLKMIFQKVDVSNRNELVWKIFSRFHLDD, encoded by the coding sequence ATGAAAGATATACAGTATTGGCGTAGAAAATCGAAACAATGTTTACAGGAAAGTCAGAGTTCATTTATATACCGACAATCGATGATTAAAATACTTCAACAGCATGTAAGCTTTGATGCATATTGTTGTACATTAACAGATACCTCTACGCTTTTTTCAGTCGGTGCAGTAACAGAGCATTCAGTTGAGGCGATTCATCATAAAATAATGTCATTAGAGTATGAATCAACGGATGTAAATAAATATGAGTTTTTGGTAACGAGTGGTCAGCTAATAGGTAGATTGAGTGACGCCGACAATAATCATTTATCGCAAAGTTTACGATTTATAGAGGTACTTCAACCAAATGGTTTTAGTGATGAAATAAGAGCTGCACTGATGTTTCAAGGGCAATGCTACGGCTTTTTAACGCTCTTTAAAAAGGCTAATAATGTGATGCCATTGTTTCAAGATGCGGAGTTGGCACAAGTAAAAATACTGCTGCCAGTAATGGGGGAGGCCTTAAAGGAGTATCATCATTTTATTATTGAGGAGCGGATTCCTTCTGAAGAAGGAGAAAAAGGCATTCTTATTTTTGACAAGGGATTAACTGTTATTTCTATTAATGCCAAGGCTTCATATTTGCTGTCCCTCTTAAGAAATAATGAAGGATTATCACAATATCAAATACCTAAACCTATACAAGCGATTTGTGCCAAGCTCTTGGCTGACAAATTAAATGCTCATACATCGTTACTCGTACCAATTAAAGATACAGGTTATATTGCGATTCGTGCATCCTTTGTGATGACCAGTAGCAATGAACAGCAATTAGCTATATTTCTGAGTGAAGCATCTTCAAAAGAGATGTTAGCCTTTTTAATTACAGCCTATAATCTTACATTAAGAGAAAAAGAGGTTGTATTTGAAATTATTAAAGGTATTCCAACAAAAGAGATTGCACAGAACCTTGCGATTTCAAATTATACTGTACAAGATCATTTGAAAATGATTTTTCAAAAAGTAGATGTTTCAAACCGCAATGAATTAGTATGGAAAATATTTTCTAGATTTCATTTAGACGATTAA
- the tatA gene encoding twin-arginine translocase TatA/TatE family subunit: MGGLGAIGVPGLIIILVIVLIVFGPKKLPEIGGAVGKTFAEFKKSTKGLMDDDDEPTKKVEKKSDVS; encoded by the coding sequence ATGGGAGGTCTTGGTGCAATTGGTGTTCCCGGATTAATCATTATTTTGGTTATTGTGTTAATCGTTTTTGGCCCGAAAAAACTACCCGAAATTGGTGGTGCAGTTGGTAAAACTTTTGCAGAATTTAAAAAATCGACAAAAGGCTTAATGGATGACGACGATGAACCAACAAAAAAGGTAGAAAAAAAATCTGACGTTTCGTAG
- a CDS encoding GMC family oxidoreductase, giving the protein MVTTLPSVDVVTVGVGWTGGIVAAECSKAGLKVVGLERGQKRGTEDYLNVHDEYRYAIRYDIMQNLSKETVSFRNNSKMRALPMRQLGSFLLGEGLGGSGTHWNGMSYRFLPYDFQIKTLTDERYGPNKLDPDYLLQDWALTYDQLEPYFDKFEKTAGISGEDKNPFAGKRANPFPTPPMKMTPMLEQFEKAAKNLKLSPYMVPSANVSEVYKNPDGETINACQYCGFCERFGCEYGAKSSAEITVVPTALKTGNFDLRFNSNVVEILKQGNKVTGVKYIDTISGEEFIQPANVVVLTSYVFNNAKLLMISNIGQPYDPTTGKGTLGRNYCYQILPGAAGFFDEQYNTFMGAGSLGMTVDDYNGDNFDHSELDFIHGGNIALTQTGTRPIGSNPTPPDTPTWGPEFKKQSIHYYTRSFGIGAQGASMPHKENYMSLDTVYKDAYGLPLMQLTYNFTDQDRALHKFISARAADIMKEMGAKTIVPSAEITDYNIVPYQTTHNTGGTVMSSTPENGVVNNYLQHWDVENLFAVSAGNFAHNSGYNPTGTLGALAYRCAEGIINYSKSGGSLV; this is encoded by the coding sequence ATGGTAACAACATTACCAAGTGTAGACGTGGTAACAGTCGGTGTAGGTTGGACTGGTGGCATTGTCGCTGCGGAGTGCTCAAAGGCCGGCTTAAAGGTTGTAGGTTTAGAACGCGGTCAAAAACGTGGAACTGAAGATTATCTAAATGTCCACGATGAATATCGTTATGCAATTCGATATGACATAATGCAAAATCTTTCGAAGGAGACTGTATCCTTCCGAAATAACAGTAAAATGAGAGCATTACCAATGCGCCAGCTTGGTTCCTTTTTACTTGGAGAGGGTCTAGGGGGGTCTGGGACGCACTGGAACGGTATGTCTTATCGTTTTTTACCGTATGATTTCCAGATTAAAACACTGACCGATGAACGCTATGGTCCAAACAAATTAGATCCCGATTATTTACTACAAGATTGGGCATTAACCTATGATCAGCTGGAGCCCTATTTCGATAAATTCGAAAAAACAGCAGGCATTTCAGGGGAAGATAAGAATCCTTTTGCTGGAAAACGAGCTAATCCTTTTCCAACACCTCCTATGAAAATGACGCCGATGCTAGAACAATTTGAAAAAGCAGCAAAAAATCTAAAATTATCACCTTATATGGTTCCTTCTGCTAACGTATCAGAAGTCTATAAAAATCCTGATGGTGAAACGATTAACGCCTGTCAATATTGCGGATTCTGTGAGCGTTTCGGTTGTGAGTATGGCGCAAAATCTTCAGCAGAAATTACAGTTGTACCGACTGCTTTAAAAACAGGGAATTTCGACTTACGCTTCAATTCCAACGTGGTTGAAATTTTAAAGCAAGGCAACAAGGTTACGGGTGTCAAATATATCGATACAATTTCTGGCGAAGAATTTATTCAACCTGCAAATGTTGTGGTCTTAACAAGCTATGTCTTTAATAATGCCAAACTATTAATGATCTCTAACATAGGGCAACCATATGATCCAACAACAGGAAAAGGAACACTTGGTCGAAACTATTGCTATCAAATTTTACCGGGTGCTGCCGGATTCTTTGATGAGCAATACAACACATTTATGGGTGCAGGCTCACTTGGTATGACCGTGGACGACTATAACGGTGATAACTTCGATCATAGTGAATTAGATTTCATACATGGTGGAAATATTGCCTTAACACAAACCGGTACTCGTCCTATTGGCTCGAACCCAACTCCTCCTGATACACCAACATGGGGACCTGAGTTTAAAAAACAATCGATTCACTACTACACACGTTCATTCGGTATTGGTGCGCAAGGTGCTTCTATGCCACATAAAGAAAACTATATGTCACTTGATACGGTATACAAGGATGCTTATGGTTTGCCATTAATGCAATTAACATACAACTTTACTGATCAGGACCGTGCACTTCATAAATTCATCTCAGCACGTGCGGCTGACATTATGAAAGAAATGGGCGCCAAAACAATTGTCCCGAGTGCAGAGATTACAGATTACAATATTGTGCCATATCAAACGACACACAATACGGGTGGAACAGTTATGAGCTCAACGCCGGAGAATGGTGTAGTGAATAACTACCTACAACATTGGGACGTAGAAAACCTTTTCGCTGTGAGTGCCGGAAACTTCGCACATAATAGTGGCTATAACCCTACAGGCACTTTAGGTGCGCTAGCCTATCGTTGTGCAGAGGGAATTATTAATTACAGCAAATCTGGTGGGTCTTTAGTTTAA